The Acidianus infernus genome window below encodes:
- a CDS encoding MBL fold metallo-hydrolase, with product MPCTGIHAVPSGPIEFPELVYSFIVCDEKVVMIDGGVANSIMDVSFLDKLDYLVITHLHIDHIGLIPDIVSTYKPKILVYEGYKKYLENPDKINKTARQVLGELVDIYGEVKPINGDILEVKGGEEIKIGKNTMKIFYTPGHARHHISVMIGDMLYTGDSAGGRYNGIPFPTTPPPLDLEKYISSLEFQISLKPRLIGLSHGGFTSSSHLLEHLEQIKNNQHVDINLGGTQGEILRRHLEINYKGLEEARLKAVGNKGLSQKP from the coding sequence ATGCCATGTACAGGAATTCATGCAGTACCCTCTGGGCCTATAGAATTTCCAGAGCTAGTCTACTCTTTTATTGTATGCGACGAGAAGGTAGTAATGATAGACGGAGGAGTTGCAAATAGCATAATGGACGTTAGTTTTCTCGATAAACTTGATTATCTAGTAATCACACACCTTCACATTGATCATATAGGTTTAATTCCGGATATAGTTTCAACCTATAAGCCTAAAATACTAGTTTATGAAGGTTACAAGAAATACCTTGAGAATCCAGATAAGATAAATAAGACAGCAAGGCAAGTTTTAGGAGAACTGGTGGACATTTACGGAGAAGTTAAACCGATTAATGGAGATATACTAGAAGTTAAAGGAGGAGAAGAGATAAAGATAGGGAAAAACACGATGAAGATATTTTACACTCCCGGTCACGCTAGACATCATATTTCAGTAATGATTGGAGATATGCTTTATACCGGAGATTCTGCAGGAGGAAGATATAACGGAATTCCTTTCCCTACTACTCCTCCGCCCTTAGATTTAGAGAAGTATATTTCTAGCCTAGAGTTCCAAATTTCACTGAAACCTAGATTAATTGGCTTATCTCATGGAGGGTTTACTTCGTCATCTCACCTCTTAGAGCATTTAGAGCAAATAAAGAATAACCAACATGTAGATATAAACCTTGGAGGTACTCAAGGAGAAATTCTAAGAAGACATTTGGAGATTAATTATAAGGGATTAGAAGAAGCTAGGTTAAAAGCCGTAGGGAACAAAGGGCTTTCACAGAAGCCTTAA
- the hjc gene encoding Holliday junction resolvase Hjc codes for MNKTIGRNAERELVKLLMHYGFNAVRIPTSNSSPNPLPDVFATKGNILLSIEVKSTWQKKVKVEENQIRKILDFLKMFPMEGKALIVVKFKGGIGWRVKEVEVAKEEEVNEENSISLEDYLLNLQSNLLQSLNQRPYQIL; via the coding sequence GTGAATAAAACAATAGGTAGAAATGCGGAAAGGGAATTAGTTAAGCTTCTTATGCATTACGGTTTTAACGCAGTGAGAATTCCGACGTCAAACTCTTCTCCTAATCCTTTACCAGACGTATTTGCTACTAAGGGTAATATTTTACTTTCTATAGAAGTTAAAAGCACTTGGCAAAAGAAAGTTAAGGTTGAAGAAAATCAAATTAGAAAAATTTTAGACTTTCTGAAAATGTTTCCAATGGAAGGTAAAGCATTGATTGTTGTAAAATTTAAAGGAGGAATTGGATGGAGAGTGAAGGAAGTTGAAGTAGCTAAGGAAGAGGAAGTTAATGAAGAAAACTCTATTTCATTAGAGGATTATTTGCTTAACTTACAGAGTAATCTATTGCAATCATTAAATCAGCGTCCTTATCAAATTCTCTAA
- a CDS encoding ribbon-helix-helix domain-containing protein has translation MGKLTIEISDEVERELRTFVALGGYKKGKLSKVVEESIKEYISRHKITVRDDEIQFNLKDLEKDKLYLVDYEGEKYAIQVTSDNKIRLYEVLEVENKAVEGGNNIRS, from the coding sequence ATGGGAAAACTTACAATCGAGATCTCAGATGAAGTGGAGAGGGAACTTAGGACTTTCGTTGCCCTTGGCGGTTATAAGAAGGGTAAGTTAAGTAAGGTAGTTGAGGAATCCATAAAGGAATACATATCGAGACACAAAATTACTGTAAGGGATGACGAGATCCAATTTAATCTGAAAGACTTAGAGAAGGATAAGTTATACCTTGTAGATTATGAGGGTGAAAAGTACGCAATCCAAGTGACTTCTGATAATAAAATTAGACTTTATGAGGTATTGGAAGTTGAAAATAAAGCTGTGGAAGGTGGAAATAATATTAGAAGTTAA
- a CDS encoding glucose 1-dehydrogenase produces the protein MKAIVVKPHQAGMEVKDVNIEEKVGKGQVLVKTLYTGVCGTDRGIVGNKLSFTRPQEGWSELILGHEAFGQVEEVGEGVKELKKGDYVVPVVRRGCGVCLNCKIGKQDFCETGNFVEAGIRGKNGFMREEFVDDEVYLVKVPEAIKDIAVLTEPLSNVVKAIEEVMYIQQRMIWNCEDGAYDCRNAYVVGTGPIGTFFSLLLRTYGFNVYMLNKRDPSPAEEYVSTRIEAEFVNTTKGVDHLPKADIIVDTSGFPSAFVPLMHKMNKNSILVLFGTQTGDKVQIDADLVTFMVENNIAVVGSVNANKWHFKSAVNYLTMWKEKYGDLLNRMITTVVPPEDAKEILENKPKGEIKSVIKW, from the coding sequence ATGAAAGCAATAGTAGTTAAACCTCACCAGGCTGGAATGGAAGTAAAAGATGTAAATATAGAAGAAAAAGTAGGCAAAGGTCAAGTGCTAGTTAAAACTCTCTATACTGGAGTCTGCGGTACTGATAGAGGTATTGTAGGAAACAAATTATCATTCACAAGACCTCAGGAAGGTTGGAGCGAATTAATTCTAGGTCATGAGGCGTTTGGGCAAGTTGAGGAAGTGGGAGAAGGAGTGAAAGAATTGAAAAAAGGGGATTATGTAGTTCCAGTTGTTAGAAGAGGTTGCGGAGTTTGCCTAAATTGTAAAATAGGTAAACAAGACTTTTGTGAGACTGGAAATTTTGTTGAGGCAGGAATAAGAGGTAAAAACGGGTTTATGAGAGAAGAATTTGTTGATGACGAAGTTTATCTAGTAAAAGTTCCTGAAGCAATAAAAGATATAGCTGTACTAACTGAGCCATTATCAAACGTAGTTAAAGCAATAGAGGAAGTGATGTATATACAACAAAGAATGATATGGAATTGTGAAGACGGTGCTTACGATTGCAGGAATGCTTATGTAGTTGGGACTGGTCCGATAGGGACTTTCTTCTCTTTACTTTTAAGAACATACGGCTTTAATGTTTACATGTTAAATAAGAGGGATCCTTCGCCTGCAGAAGAATACGTTTCTACCAGAATTGAGGCAGAATTCGTTAATACTACTAAGGGAGTTGATCATCTTCCTAAGGCAGATATTATTGTCGATACAAGCGGTTTTCCTTCAGCTTTTGTTCCTTTAATGCATAAAATGAACAAGAATTCTATCTTGGTTTTATTTGGTACTCAAACTGGGGATAAAGTGCAAATTGATGCTGATCTTGTAACTTTCATGGTTGAGAATAATATAGCTGTTGTAGGCAGTGTTAACGCAAATAAGTGGCACTTCAAATCTGCGGTGAATTATCTTACCATGTGGAAGGAAAAATACGGAGATTTACTTAATAGGATGATAACTACTGTAGTTCCACCGGAAGATGCGAAGGAAATTCTGGAAAATAAACCTAAAGGTGAGATAAAGTCAGTCATAAAATGGTAA
- a CDS encoding APC family permease encodes MSSSKVGGAKDYGTTSDKLLRRSLNKWELLFLSVGGVIGSGWLFGALYTAAYAGGAGILSWIIAGVLVMFVGLAYGELGAAIPKSGGIVRYPHYTHGGVTGYIITWAYFLSASSVPAIEATATITYLSALVPGLIYPNGVLTPLGILSAYIILILFFLLQYAGVGILGKVTHGVGWWKLIVPVLTVIFLMAFYFHPANFTMGGGFFPSASMNASGFSGFAPVLYAIPTTGVIFSYLGFRQAIEYGGEGKNPQKDIPFAVIGALVIGLIIYTLLQVAFTGAIDWSSVTVQAGNKTEPVTPGNWTALTHSNLVSGPYYAIFTTANVFGPIATLFAVWSYILLIDAVLSPSGTGWIYIGTAGRTVYGFATNGYLPGLFLKIGRTKVPVIALITATIIAAIFMLPFPSWESLVGFISSATVFTYIMGGIGLETLRKTAPDLKRNFKLPAAKVIAPIATLASGLIVYWSGFATLFYVVTAIFLGFPLFFGYYAVRLGVPKKLAYSLGIIDLAVILLTAYDFDLATSGLSAGNTIALILYTLIMIGVSLSNVVVLWSFSNDDVKKEIKASYWIFAFIFAIFLLSYFGALGLDPIIPFPTDVIIAAIVVLIFHYIAVKSGFRTEAIDEILEETREP; translated from the coding sequence ATGTCTAGTAGTAAAGTAGGTGGAGCGAAAGATTATGGAACGACTTCAGATAAGCTCTTAAGGAGGAGCTTAAATAAATGGGAATTACTATTTTTATCAGTAGGAGGAGTAATAGGTTCTGGATGGTTATTTGGTGCATTGTATACTGCAGCTTATGCAGGTGGTGCAGGAATACTCTCATGGATAATTGCGGGAGTTTTAGTAATGTTTGTTGGATTAGCGTATGGCGAATTAGGTGCAGCAATACCAAAATCTGGAGGAATTGTAAGATATCCGCACTATACTCATGGTGGAGTTACAGGATATATAATAACATGGGCATACTTCTTATCTGCATCTTCCGTCCCTGCAATAGAAGCGACAGCAACAATTACTTATTTATCTGCACTTGTTCCAGGCTTAATATATCCAAATGGAGTATTAACTCCTCTAGGAATTTTATCCGCGTACATAATATTAATATTATTCTTCCTCCTTCAGTACGCAGGAGTTGGAATACTTGGTAAAGTTACTCATGGAGTAGGCTGGTGGAAATTAATTGTTCCAGTACTTACAGTCATATTTTTAATGGCATTTTATTTCCATCCTGCTAACTTTACAATGGGTGGAGGCTTTTTCCCTAGCGCGTCAATGAACGCCTCAGGGTTTTCTGGCTTTGCACCAGTACTTTATGCAATACCTACTACTGGAGTTATATTCTCGTACCTAGGATTTAGGCAAGCAATAGAATATGGTGGTGAAGGAAAGAATCCTCAGAAAGACATCCCATTTGCTGTAATTGGAGCTTTAGTAATAGGACTAATAATTTATACCTTACTTCAAGTAGCATTTACGGGGGCAATAGATTGGTCTTCTGTAACTGTTCAAGCAGGTAATAAAACAGAACCAGTAACTCCAGGCAATTGGACTGCATTAACGCATTCTAACTTAGTTAGTGGCCCGTATTATGCAATATTTACTACTGCAAATGTTTTTGGTCCTATAGCAACACTATTTGCAGTATGGAGCTATATTCTATTAATCGATGCAGTACTCTCTCCAAGCGGAACTGGTTGGATTTATATAGGAACTGCTGGAAGGACAGTTTACGGCTTTGCTACTAATGGGTATTTACCCGGGCTCTTCTTAAAGATTGGCAGAACGAAGGTTCCAGTTATAGCTTTAATTACTGCAACAATAATTGCAGCTATATTCATGTTACCATTCCCATCTTGGGAATCCTTAGTAGGCTTCATCTCTTCTGCAACAGTCTTTACTTATATAATGGGTGGAATTGGACTAGAGACTTTAAGAAAAACAGCCCCAGACTTAAAGAGGAATTTTAAATTACCTGCGGCGAAAGTAATTGCTCCAATAGCTACATTAGCTTCTGGACTAATAGTATATTGGTCAGGGTTTGCAACACTATTTTATGTAGTAACCGCAATATTCTTAGGTTTTCCTTTATTCTTCGGATATTATGCTGTAAGGTTAGGAGTCCCCAAGAAATTAGCTTATTCATTAGGAATTATAGACTTGGCGGTAATTTTACTAACAGCTTATGACTTTGATTTGGCAACTTCTGGACTTTCTGCGGGTAATACTATTGCTTTAATACTTTATACTCTCATAATGATAGGAGTTTCATTATCGAATGTTGTAGTACTATGGAGCTTCAGCAATGATGATGTAAAGAAAGAGATTAAAGCGAGCTATTGGATTTTCGCATTTATATTTGCAATATTCTTATTATCTTATTTCGGAGCACTAGGATTAGATCCAATAATACCCTTCCCGACTGATGTTATAATAGCTGCTATAGTAGTTTTAATATTCCATTATATAGCAGTAAAATCTGGATTTAGAACGGAAGCTATAGATGAGATACTTGAAGAGACTAGAGAACCATAA
- a CDS encoding acetate--CoA ligase family protein, with translation MSLDPLFRPKSIAVVGASRNREKIGNIILRNLLSTYRGKIYPVNNKAEEIEGMKSYKTLKEIPGDVDLAIISVPRQFAVEVMEDAVEKGVKASIVITSGFREVGEEGAKLEEELISTARKGGIRVLGPNTMGLISPDFNGTFAYANVQRGEIALVVQSGGIGAYMLDWAQRTRTGISFLVSMGNQADVKEYEVIDYLSRDPETRAIFVYLEGVSDGEKFLDVVPDAASRKPVVFIKGGATAKGAEAVKTHTGSLAGSYEVFKAAIKTVGGIFVEDLSDFLNLTRFVTSPEPIKGDILVVTNSGGHGVLTSDAISRSGLNMVDIPDRIKDELRKILPVTSLPKNPLDLSGDAGRDRYAEAMKIVQDLDCTKLVIVQSLPVVSCSEVAKVLLNYKGKGVVGVMMGVDEDSALRILESASIPAFNFPEAAVRAIRYLTSKPNPRKKIRIAQPISSAVELTKGKEYLADYEALKLMEIYGIKTPKWGIAQSEEEAQRVADSIGYPVVMKISADKPLHKTEMKGVVMNVEKDMVKSVYKQLSQITKRVMIQEQLTGLEVFVGGLKDPVFGHTVLVGSGGIYVEVLKNVSYGISPVYEDEALEMLKESKVHDMLTARKRGYDEGSLIRTIVTVSRMIVDLNIKEMDINPLIVNEKGAFAVDVRILF, from the coding sequence ATGTCATTAGACCCTCTTTTTAGACCAAAATCGATAGCGGTAGTAGGAGCTTCAAGAAATAGAGAAAAGATAGGTAACATAATTTTAAGGAACTTGCTATCAACTTACAGAGGGAAAATTTATCCAGTAAATAATAAGGCTGAAGAAATAGAAGGAATGAAATCTTATAAAACATTGAAGGAAATTCCCGGAGACGTGGATTTAGCCATCATTTCGGTACCAAGGCAGTTTGCTGTAGAGGTTATGGAAGACGCCGTTGAGAAAGGAGTAAAAGCCTCAATCGTTATAACTTCTGGCTTCAGAGAAGTAGGAGAAGAAGGAGCTAAGCTTGAGGAGGAATTAATTTCTACAGCCAGAAAGGGCGGAATAAGAGTTTTAGGACCAAATACAATGGGTTTAATTTCTCCAGACTTTAACGGTACCTTTGCTTATGCTAATGTTCAAAGGGGAGAAATAGCTTTAGTTGTTCAAAGCGGTGGAATAGGAGCTTACATGCTGGATTGGGCTCAAAGGACAAGAACCGGAATAAGCTTCCTAGTTAGCATGGGCAATCAGGCAGACGTAAAAGAATATGAAGTAATTGATTACTTATCCAGAGATCCAGAAACTAGAGCGATATTTGTTTACCTTGAAGGGGTTTCAGACGGTGAGAAGTTCCTAGACGTAGTACCTGACGCGGCCTCAAGAAAGCCTGTAGTTTTTATAAAAGGAGGGGCTACAGCAAAAGGTGCTGAAGCAGTTAAAACTCACACTGGTAGTTTAGCAGGCTCATATGAAGTATTTAAGGCCGCAATAAAGACTGTCGGAGGAATATTTGTAGAAGACTTAAGTGACTTCCTTAATCTAACAAGGTTTGTAACTTCTCCTGAGCCAATAAAAGGAGATATTCTAGTAGTAACGAACAGCGGGGGTCACGGAGTATTAACTTCTGATGCGATTTCAAGGAGCGGGTTAAATATGGTTGATATACCGGATAGAATAAAGGACGAACTTAGGAAAATACTACCTGTAACTAGTTTGCCAAAGAATCCTTTGGATTTATCAGGTGATGCAGGAAGAGATAGATATGCAGAGGCAATGAAAATAGTGCAAGATCTCGATTGTACAAAACTTGTAATTGTTCAATCTTTACCAGTAGTAAGCTGTAGTGAAGTTGCCAAGGTTTTGTTGAATTATAAAGGTAAAGGAGTAGTAGGAGTAATGATGGGTGTTGATGAGGATTCTGCATTAAGAATCCTAGAGTCTGCATCAATTCCGGCTTTTAATTTTCCAGAGGCCGCAGTTAGAGCAATAAGGTATTTAACCTCAAAGCCTAATCCTAGAAAGAAAATAAGGATTGCACAGCCAATTTCCTCTGCAGTAGAACTTACTAAAGGTAAAGAGTATTTAGCAGACTATGAGGCACTGAAGTTAATGGAAATATACGGAATAAAAACTCCTAAATGGGGTATTGCACAGTCGGAAGAAGAGGCGCAAAGAGTTGCTGACAGTATTGGTTATCCTGTTGTAATGAAGATTTCCGCAGATAAGCCCTTGCATAAGACTGAAATGAAAGGCGTTGTAATGAACGTTGAGAAGGATATGGTAAAGAGCGTGTATAAACAACTTTCACAAATAACTAAGAGGGTTATGATTCAAGAGCAATTAACAGGGTTGGAAGTGTTTGTAGGAGGTTTAAAGGATCCAGTATTTGGTCATACAGTTCTTGTAGGTAGTGGAGGAATTTACGTTGAGGTTTTAAAGAACGTTAGTTACGGAATTTCTCCGGTCTATGAGGACGAGGCTTTAGAAATGCTTAAGGAAAGTAAGGTTCATGATATGTTAACTGCAAGGAAAAGAGGATATGATGAAGGTTCGTTAATAAGGACAATAGTTACTGTATCTAGAATGATAGTAGACCTCAATATCAAGGAAATGGATATTAACCCATTAATTGTTAACGAGAAAGGGGCCTTTGCAGTTGATGTAAGAATTTTATTTTAA
- a CDS encoding NAD-dependent epimerase/dehydratase family protein yields the protein MTSVVTGGAGYIGGHLVDHLIENGEDVISIDDYSSGSYVNEKAQNIKLDLRIAYPTIPKEAIIYHLAANPDVKTSMENIYEHFERDVKVTLNVMEMARKYDAKMVIFFSSSTVYGEGKIPTTEFDEIKPISNYGLFKVLGEEILKFYTRNYGIRGISLRLANITGGRISHGVVIDFIKKLRKNKEVLEILGNGKQSKSYLYITDLLSAVDVIVKYFKGLYDTFNIGNDDWVTVDEIARIVEEEMGLSPKHVYVDAGEGRGWKGDVRFMLLDTSKIKSFGWLPKYSSAQAVRLAVRDALDKV from the coding sequence ATGACATCTGTAGTTACAGGAGGGGCAGGATACATAGGAGGACACCTTGTTGACCATCTAATAGAGAACGGAGAAGACGTAATCAGCATAGACGATTACTCTTCTGGAAGTTATGTTAACGAAAAAGCTCAGAATATAAAATTGGATTTAAGGATAGCATACCCTACAATCCCTAAAGAAGCAATAATCTATCATTTAGCTGCAAATCCAGACGTTAAGACGTCAATGGAAAATATTTATGAACACTTCGAACGCGACGTTAAAGTAACATTGAATGTAATGGAAATGGCTAGAAAATATGACGCTAAAATGGTGATATTCTTTTCTTCTTCAACTGTTTACGGTGAGGGAAAAATACCTACTACTGAATTTGATGAAATTAAACCTATTTCTAATTATGGTCTGTTTAAAGTTCTAGGAGAAGAGATATTGAAGTTTTATACTAGAAATTATGGAATAAGAGGTATATCTTTAAGGCTAGCAAATATTACTGGAGGTAGAATTTCTCATGGAGTAGTTATAGATTTCATAAAAAAATTAAGGAAAAATAAGGAAGTACTAGAAATCTTAGGCAATGGAAAGCAGAGTAAAAGCTACCTTTACATTACCGATTTACTTTCAGCTGTTGACGTTATAGTTAAGTACTTTAAAGGATTATATGATACATTTAATATAGGGAACGACGATTGGGTGACCGTGGACGAAATAGCTAGAATAGTTGAAGAGGAAATGGGATTATCCCCAAAGCATGTTTATGTTGATGCTGGAGAAGGTAGAGGTTGGAAAGGTGATGTTAGGTTTATGTTACTTGACACATCGAAGATAAAATCTTTTGGTTGGTTACCAAAATATTCTTCAGCTCAGGCAGTAAGACTTGCAGTGAGGGATGCCCTTGATAAAGTATAA
- a CDS encoding ATP-binding cassette domain-containing protein codes for MLVLTIITSKGSVEVDKREIVGLLGRNGSGKTTLLKSVLCNSQNQVILDGKDFCKEKDYSKVSLVLQEPYSQILAETAKEEVELLSRYHRVNEKIVKNIMGEYYDKKFLELSDGYKRRFVISTTLASMPEYVLLDEPFANLDKYSTVEVKEIIPKGTLIAEHRVKEIRDMLDRVYLLEDKIEEIDKEKLYDENFLKSHGLRGFKLSKIESELGKEILDVQTTKARIKVRESEVLCLIGRNGAGKTTTLKQLVGKVYVIFQNPDLQFFCTTVKEEVKGREDVLSLFNLKDKEDRSPYTLSYGEKMRVLIASAYASGRKVIALDEPSVGMDGNSLLSFYEMIKLLKEEKRGIIIATHDEDIISMCDSIINLDKSF; via the coding sequence ATACTCGTGCTTACAATTATAACCAGTAAAGGTAGTGTAGAAGTAGATAAACGAGAAATTGTTGGACTACTAGGAAGAAACGGAAGCGGGAAAACAACGTTGCTAAAGTCCGTTCTTTGCAACTCTCAGAACCAAGTTATACTTGATGGCAAAGACTTTTGTAAAGAAAAAGATTATAGTAAAGTTTCTCTCGTATTACAAGAACCTTACTCCCAGATTCTAGCAGAAACGGCAAAGGAGGAAGTAGAGCTTTTATCTAGGTATCACAGAGTAAACGAGAAAATCGTTAAGAATATTATGGGCGAATATTACGATAAAAAGTTCCTAGAGCTCTCTGACGGTTATAAAAGGAGATTCGTAATTTCAACAACCTTAGCTTCAATGCCAGAATACGTTCTACTTGATGAACCTTTCGCAAATTTAGATAAGTACTCTACTGTTGAAGTAAAGGAAATAATTCCTAAGGGCACTTTAATAGCAGAACATAGAGTTAAAGAAATAAGAGATATGCTAGATAGAGTTTACTTACTGGAAGATAAAATAGAAGAGATTGACAAGGAAAAGCTTTACGACGAAAATTTCTTAAAATCCCACGGATTAAGGGGATTTAAACTCTCTAAAATTGAAAGTGAACTGGGAAAAGAAATCCTTGACGTACAAACTACTAAGGCTAGAATAAAAGTTAGAGAAAGTGAAGTACTTTGTTTAATTGGAAGGAATGGAGCAGGTAAGACAACTACCTTAAAGCAATTAGTGGGAAAAGTTTACGTAATTTTTCAAAATCCTGATTTACAATTCTTTTGCACTACAGTAAAGGAAGAAGTTAAAGGAAGAGAAGACGTATTATCGCTCTTTAATCTAAAGGATAAAGAAGATAGGAGCCCTTACACTTTAAGTTATGGAGAAAAAATGAGGGTTCTAATTGCCTCAGCTTATGCCTCCGGTAGGAAGGTAATTGCGTTAGATGAACCAAGTGTAGGAATGGATGGAAATTCTCTGCTCTCATTTTATGAAATGATTAAGCTATTAAAAGAGGAAAAGAGAGGAATAATTATAGCTACTCACGACGAGGATATAATAAGCATGTGCGACAGCATAATTAACTTGGACAAGAGCTTTTAA
- the acs gene encoding acetate--CoA ligase gives MVETQEISEQKLEEKADYNMRYYYYLFKLSKENPAKFWGDLAQELITWFEPWKETMKQEDPLTRWFIGGKLNASYNAVDRHLNSPRKFKAAIIWESERGERRIVTYQDLFYEVNRWANALRELGVKKGDRVTIYMPLTPEGIFAKLACARLGAIHSVVFAGFGSQALADRIDDAKSKVVITADAYYRTGKLVELKKIVDEALDRLGDKSPVSKVLVYRRTGVEIPFKEGRDVYFDEVGKYKYIEPERMDSNDPLFILYTSGTTGKPKGIVHSTGGYLVGTATMLLWSYGLSQENDVLFNTSDIGWIVGHSYITYAPLVMGRTVVIYESAPYYPYPDKWAEIIERYKATTFGTSATALRAFMKYGDDYVKAHDLSSLRIIVTNGEVLNYSPWKWGLEVVGGGKVFMSHQWWQTETGAPNLGYLPGLVYMPMKSGPASGYPLPGNFIEVLDDQGNPTKPRERGYLVMKPPFPPYMMMGMWNDPGNERLKKTYFSKFPGIYYPGDYAMIDEDGYVWVLGRADETIKVAAHRIGAGEVESAITSHQAVAEAAVIGLPDPVKGEEVHAFIVLKEGYTPSDELAKNIQNHVREVMGPIVTPKIHFVDKLPKTRSGKVMRRVIKAVMMGSPIGDISTMEDEASMEEIRKAAEEFKKEISKQQ, from the coding sequence ATGGTTGAAACACAAGAGATTAGCGAACAAAAACTTGAGGAAAAAGCAGATTATAACATGAGATATTATTATTATTTGTTTAAGCTTAGTAAAGAGAATCCTGCAAAATTCTGGGGCGATTTGGCTCAAGAATTAATAACTTGGTTCGAACCTTGGAAGGAAACAATGAAGCAGGAAGATCCTTTAACAAGGTGGTTTATAGGAGGAAAGCTTAATGCGTCTTATAATGCCGTAGATAGACATTTAAATTCACCGAGGAAATTCAAGGCCGCAATAATATGGGAAAGTGAAAGAGGAGAGAGGAGAATAGTAACTTACCAAGACCTCTTTTATGAAGTAAATAGATGGGCTAACGCACTTAGAGAACTAGGAGTAAAGAAAGGAGACAGAGTAACAATCTACATGCCATTAACTCCTGAAGGAATATTTGCGAAGCTAGCTTGTGCAAGGCTTGGTGCAATACATAGCGTAGTTTTTGCAGGCTTCGGTTCTCAAGCTCTTGCTGATAGAATTGATGATGCAAAGTCAAAGGTAGTAATAACTGCAGATGCGTATTATAGGACTGGAAAACTAGTAGAATTAAAGAAGATAGTCGACGAGGCATTAGATAGGTTAGGAGATAAATCTCCAGTATCTAAGGTTCTAGTTTATAGAAGAACTGGAGTAGAAATTCCATTTAAGGAAGGAAGAGACGTGTACTTTGATGAGGTGGGCAAGTATAAGTATATAGAGCCAGAACGTATGGACTCTAACGATCCCCTCTTTATCTTATATACCTCAGGAACTACTGGAAAGCCTAAAGGAATAGTTCACTCCACTGGAGGGTATCTAGTAGGAACTGCAACAATGCTTTTATGGAGTTACGGTCTAAGTCAAGAGAACGATGTATTATTTAATACCTCAGATATAGGTTGGATTGTAGGCCATTCTTACATAACTTATGCCCCGTTAGTTATGGGAAGGACAGTAGTAATATACGAAAGTGCTCCTTACTATCCCTATCCTGATAAGTGGGCAGAGATTATAGAAAGATATAAGGCAACAACATTTGGGACTTCAGCTACAGCTTTGAGAGCTTTCATGAAGTATGGAGATGACTACGTTAAAGCTCACGATCTCTCTTCTTTAAGGATAATAGTAACTAATGGTGAAGTATTGAATTATTCTCCATGGAAGTGGGGATTAGAAGTTGTAGGAGGAGGCAAAGTCTTTATGTCTCACCAATGGTGGCAGACGGAAACTGGAGCACCAAACTTAGGTTATTTGCCTGGTTTAGTTTACATGCCAATGAAATCTGGTCCGGCTTCCGGCTATCCATTACCTGGTAACTTTATAGAAGTTTTAGACGACCAAGGAAATCCGACTAAGCCTAGGGAAAGAGGTTATTTAGTAATGAAACCTCCGTTCCCACCATATATGATGATGGGTATGTGGAATGATCCAGGGAATGAAAGACTTAAGAAAACTTACTTCTCCAAATTCCCTGGAATTTATTACCCAGGAGATTATGCAATGATTGACGAAGATGGCTATGTCTGGGTATTGGGTAGGGCTGATGAGACAATAAAGGTTGCAGCACATAGAATAGGTGCAGGAGAAGTAGAATCCGCAATAACTTCTCATCAAGCAGTAGCAGAGGCTGCAGTTATAGGCCTTCCAGACCCAGTAAAAGGAGAAGAGGTTCATGCATTCATAGTCCTTAAGGAAGGATATACCCCTTCGGATGAGTTGGCTAAAAATATTCAAAATCACGTTAGGGAAGTTATGGGACCTATAGTTACTCCTAAGATTCACTTTGTAGATAAATTACCTAAGACTAGGTCAGGTAAAGTAATGAGGAGGGTGATCAAGGCCGTAATGATGGGATCTCCAATAGGAGATATTTCGACTATGGAAGACGAGGCGTCAATGGAAGAAATAAGGAAAGCTGCAGAGGAATTTAAGAAGGAAATTTCGAAACAGCAATGA